GAAATTGCTCGGCGGCGGCAAGTGGGGCATGGCCGGCGCCACGGGCGGGGCCCTGGCCGGGATGTTCTTTTCGCTGCCCGCGCTGCTGCTCGGCACGATGCTTGGCGCCGTCATCGCTGAGAAATGGCTGGGCAAGAAGACCGACGAGCAGGCCCTCAAAGCCGGCGCCGGCGCCGCGCTCGGCTTCCTCCTCTCCGGCTTCGCCAAACTCGCGTGCGCGGTGGTGATGGTGACGCTCTACGCGCTGTCGGCGCTGGGCTCCGCCAGCCAGCCGTTGTCCGCCTGAGTAGCAGGCGGTAAAGGGGAAAGCACTGTCCGACGCTTAGGCACTTTCTCGGCCCAACTGGCCAAACCAATGTTCGTATTACGAACTTTGGGCACGAATCGCCGCCACCGCCAGAGGTAGGTCCGATCAGAATGTTCGTAATACGAACATTGGCGTCGCGGCGGGATGCCTCAGCGACTTGCGTCCGAACATTCAGGTTGGCATCGGGCGGTTGATTTCATTGCCTGCGGCGATGGAGTCACCTGCCGTTGCCCGCGCCCCGTCCCGTGGGGAAACCCGGTTTGCCATCGGGCTATTTCTCGCGTGCCTCGCGTTCCACTTTTGGGGCGTGCAGGTGGGGTGGCAGAGCCGGAATCTGCCGGGCGGGGAATTCCGTCAGGCGCAGACGGCGCTGTCGGCCTACTGGATCAAGCAGGAGAACAATTTCTCGCTGGCCTATCCGACGCCGGTCGTCGGCAAACCGTGGTCGGTGCCGATGGAGTTTCCGTTCTACCAGTGGACGGTGGTGGTCACGAGCAAGGTGACCAACTGGAGCCTGACCAAGGCCGGGCGGGCGGTGAGCATCGCGTGTTTCTACCTCGCGCTGCCGGCGGTGTTCCTGCTGTTGCGGCGGTGGAACGTGGCGCCGGCGCATCGCTGGATCGTGCTGGCGCTGCTGCTGACGTGTCCGCTCTACATTTTCTATGGGCGCGCCTTCCTGATCGAGACCATGGCACTGATGTTCAGCCTGTGGTTCTGGGTGGCTTTCGAGCGCGCGGTGGCGGAGCGGAGCAAGCTCTGGCTGGCGGTGGCCATCGTGGCCGGCACCGGAGCGGGGCTGGTGAAGGTCACGACCTTTTTGCTCTACCTGCTACCCGCCTGGGTCTGGGCGGCGATGCGACTGTGGAGTGCGCGCCGCACGGCTTGGAAAACCGATTTCCTGTGGATGTCCGCTGCGGTGGCGTTGCCGTTTGCCGCGACCCTTTGGTGGCTGCGCTTCGCCGACGCCACGAAGGAGCTGAATCCGCTGGGCGTGGCCTTTACCTCCGCGAACCTGCGGTCCTTCAATTTCGGTTGGGAGGGCACGTATTTCTCCGCGGATTTGTGGGCGACGAAGGCGCGCATCGTGGCGGAACAACTGACCTGGCTGCCGGCCTTGCTGTTTTGTTTGCTGGCCGGGGTGCTCGTTCGCCGGCGCTGGCGCGAGATGGGGGGCAACCTGCTGGCCTTCGGTTCCGTGCTCGTGGTTTTCCCGATCCTTTATGCCCACCACGACTACTACTACGTGGCCAACACCGTGCTGTTGCTCGTGGCCATGGGTCTCGCGCTGGTGGCGCTGGCTGAGTCGGCACTGCCGCGCTGGGCGGTGTGGGCGGCGGTCCTGCTGGTGCCGGCGGGTCAGGCTTGGCGCTACGTCCAGCACTACTATCCGGCGCAGCGGGCGATCAGTCCGGGCGGGGATGGCCTGACCACGTCACTGCGCGCGCTGACCAATCCCGGCGATGTGATTGTGGTGCTCGGGCAGGATTGGAACTCGATGACGCCCTATTACGCCCAGCGGCG
This DNA window, taken from Oleiharenicola lentus, encodes the following:
- a CDS encoding DUF456 family protein — protein: MEYVIWTTVILLMLVGLVGCVVPLLPGTTLILLAALLQKWLLPDTLTWLAVGWIAGFWLLSVLADLGCTILGTKLLGGGKWGMAGATGGALAGMFFSLPALLLGTMLGAVIAEKWLGKKTDEQALKAGAGAALGFLLSGFAKLACAVVMVTLYALSALGSASQPLSA